In Blautia wexlerae DSM 19850, a single window of DNA contains:
- a CDS encoding accessory gene regulator ArgB-like protein, whose translation MEKIANQIIKYLDDDRTSWDDLDRMRMNLGIQVLMHNIIMIGTILLIAHISGILWEAMFLLFLYGTLKMCAGGIHFKRSSFCLIGTGIFVEGGVFISKQLNTPLSCIIIIYLICLGVLAIIGPQGTENNPISPLLYEKLKKRTIFLVLIYMLGTIIIAVSMDIILYIPFIAVVFETLSLLPLHIKSRIV comes from the coding sequence ATGGAAAAAATAGCAAACCAAATTATAAAATATTTAGATGACGATCGAACCTCCTGGGATGATCTTGATCGGATGCGTATGAATCTAGGGATTCAAGTACTAATGCATAATATTATTATGATTGGAACAATACTTTTGATAGCTCATATCTCAGGAATATTATGGGAGGCAATGTTCCTTCTGTTTTTATATGGAACACTAAAAATGTGTGCTGGTGGAATACATTTTAAACGAAGCTCTTTTTGCCTAATAGGAACTGGTATATTTGTAGAAGGTGGTGTGTTTATATCAAAACAGTTAAATACACCATTATCTTGTATTATTATTATTTACCTGATTTGTCTTGGTGTCTTAGCTATAATTGGACCGCAAGGCACTGAAAATAATCCGATTTCTCCTTTGTTATATGAGAAATTGAAAAAAAGAACTATATTTTTGGTGTTAATATATATGTTAGGAACTATTATCATAGCGGTCAGCATGGATATTATATTATATATACCATTTATTGCCGTAGTATTTGAAACGTTATCTCTTCTTCCTTTGCATATAAAAAGCAGGATTGTTTGA
- a CDS encoding IS3 family transposase, whose amino-acid sequence MKRQVSVSGILKKLDVSRSGYNAWKKRVPSDTSIRRTVLKEKIQKIYDDSHQNYGAPKIAAELRKSGETITEKTVGNYMRQMGIKAQWIKPYTQTTIDSDLSQKLKNILNEKFNPEHPDAVWCSDITYIWTYEGFVYLTSIMDLYSRKIISWVLSETLEASHVVKCIEKAKQSRHIENPLIFHCDRGCQYVSEAFHKATEGMIHSYSKKAYPWDNACIESFHALLKREWINRFKIFNYTHAYKLIFEYIETFYNTVRIHSHCGYLSPNEYEEQYLKNLETTVTSLAS is encoded by the coding sequence GTGAAACGTCAAGTTTCTGTCAGCGGGATACTGAAAAAATTGGACGTTTCACGATCTGGTTATAATGCATGGAAGAAGCGGGTTCCTTCGGACACGTCTATTCGTCGAACTGTTTTAAAAGAAAAAATCCAAAAGATTTATGATGATTCACATCAAAACTATGGTGCTCCTAAAATTGCAGCTGAATTGCGGAAATCCGGAGAAACTATTACTGAAAAAACAGTGGGAAATTATATGCGTCAAATGGGAATAAAAGCGCAATGGATCAAACCGTATACTCAAACAACCATTGATTCTGATCTAAGCCAGAAACTAAAAAATATTTTGAACGAAAAATTTAATCCAGAACATCCAGATGCTGTATGGTGCTCAGATATCACTTATATTTGGACATATGAAGGATTTGTATATCTTACCAGTATTATGGATCTATATTCCAGAAAAATCATTTCCTGGGTACTAAGTGAGACGCTGGAGGCATCTCATGTAGTAAAATGTATTGAAAAGGCAAAACAGTCCAGACATATTGAAAATCCGCTTATTTTTCATTGTGACAGAGGATGTCAATATGTATCAGAAGCATTTCACAAGGCAACGGAAGGAATGATTCACAGCTATTCCAAGAAGGCTTATCCTTGGGACAATGCTTGCATAGAATCGTTCCATGCCCTTTTAAAACGAGAGTGGATTAATCGTTTCAAAATTTTCAATTATACTCATGCATATAAATTGATTTTTGAATATATCGAGACGTTCTACAACACCGTCCGTATTCATAGTCATTGTGGATATTTATCTCCAAATGAATATGAGGAACAATATCTAAAAAATCTGGAAACGACTGTAACAAGCTTAGCAAGTTAA
- a CDS encoding septation protein SpoVG family protein, with amino-acid sequence MEYNIRVYKPELKQEEGKINNLKGFATITFDDAFCVKSIAIKESSKGNLYLDMPRYRDYETGEYVPFYRFTDKEFQKEVLDTVREAYENMTETKMDCKGSWGEEELYYNLSVNPVQGSDTFKADVAIRLQDVLAIQQLHVIQAWNGKTFVGMPQKNSAKGEREDIAHAVNAEFKAELESTIMDEYNKKLEYAKSQKQQQRNGR; translated from the coding sequence ATGGAATATAATATCAGAGTATATAAACCGGAATTGAAACAGGAAGAAGGGAAGATCAATAACCTAAAAGGATTTGCTACTATTACCTTTGACGATGCCTTTTGTGTAAAAAGCATTGCAATTAAAGAGTCCTCTAAGGGAAATCTGTATCTCGATATGCCCCGATACAGGGATTATGAAACAGGGGAGTATGTTCCTTTTTACCGGTTTACCGATAAAGAATTTCAGAAGGAAGTTCTGGATACGGTAAGGGAAGCCTATGAAAATATGACAGAAACCAAAATGGACTGTAAGGGTAGTTGGGGAGAGGAAGAGCTGTATTACAATCTGAGTGTAAACCCGGTACAGGGAAGTGATACATTTAAGGCAGATGTAGCCATTCGTCTGCAGGATGTGCTTGCAATCCAACAGCTTCATGTGATCCAGGCGTGGAACGGAAAAACCTTTGTAGGTATGCCCCAGAAAAATTCTGCAAAAGGGGAGCGGGAGGACATTGCCCATGCAGTCAATGCAGAATTTAAGGCAGAGCTGGAAAGTACAATCATGGACGAATACAATAAAAAGCTGGAATATGCAAAAAGCCAGAAACAGCAGCAAAGAAACGGAAGGTAA
- a CDS encoding LytR/AlgR family response regulator transcription factor: MDMIDIFICEDNKKHLNILRSCISNFILMEGFDMQIIQATPDPHTILKELTNAENTGLFFLDIDLKSDMNGLMLAQKIRQIQPRCFIVFITSHSEMSFLTFQYKAEALDFIIKDTTEHIKAKIHECLLDVNSKYTSLNNDITRTFTITQNDKHIVIDYSDIIFFETSPNIHKIVLHAKKRVIEFTGQLKDIEQQLDYRFYRCHTSYIINKDNITDIDFKELIVHMNNGETCPVSVRKKKGLKKLMA, from the coding sequence ATGGATATGATTGATATTTTCATCTGTGAAGATAATAAGAAACATTTAAATATTTTGCGGAGCTGCATATCTAATTTTATCCTCATGGAAGGATTTGATATGCAAATTATTCAAGCTACACCTGATCCGCACACGATATTAAAAGAACTTACGAACGCAGAAAACACAGGGCTTTTTTTTCTTGATATTGACTTAAAATCCGATATGAATGGCTTAATGCTCGCACAAAAAATCCGCCAAATCCAACCGCGTTGTTTCATTGTATTTATTACATCTCATTCCGAAATGAGTTTCCTGACTTTTCAATATAAAGCAGAAGCTCTTGATTTTATTATAAAAGACACTACAGAACATATAAAAGCTAAAATTCACGAATGTCTTTTAGATGTAAATAGCAAATATACATCATTAAACAATGATATAACCCGAACCTTTACAATTACTCAGAACGATAAACATATTGTGATTGACTATAGTGACATCATTTTTTTTGAAACATCTCCTAATATTCACAAAATTGTTCTTCATGCAAAAAAACGAGTCATTGAATTCACTGGCCAATTAAAAGACATTGAACAGCAATTAGATTATCGTTTCTATAGATGTCACACATCCTATATTATCAATAAAGACAATATTACAGACATAGATTTTAAGGAGCTAATTGTTCATATGAATAACGGTGAAACCTGTCCCGTTTCTGTAAGGAAAAAGAAAGGTCTAAAGAAGTTAATGGCATAA
- a CDS encoding reverse transcriptase domain-containing protein codes for MRNPENVLISLTKHSNQKDYKYERLYRLLYNEELYLTAYQNIYSNDGSMTKGTDKQTVDGMSIERIRKIIVSLKDESYQPKPARRTYIPKKNGKMRPLGIPSFEDKLLQEVIRMILEAIYEGHFENTSHGFRPNRSCHTALNEIQKTFTGVKWFIEGDIKGFFDNINHATLIGILRERINDERFLRLVRKFLNAGYIENWTFHNTYSGTPQGGIISPILANIYLDKFDKYVNEYVRKFKKGKKRMRTKEYRRNEVELSKARIALKNANDDCERENAIARIRQLEKERVNIPPSDPMDNNYARLVYVRYADDWLCGVIGSKEDCKKIKEDFKNFLKEQLQLELSEEKTLITNAQKSAKFLSYEIRVRHSNLTKRDKTGKLVRNYTGRIVLEVSSDTIRKHLIDTGAMKLIYHNGKEIWKPKAIYRLKNCDDLEILDYYNSMIRGFYNYYCIANNSSIINSYKYIMEYSMYKTYGTKYRTSISKVIGKFRAGKDFAVKFRNSKGVEKMRVFYNEGFKRQKKAFQSNADLVPNTIKYFSSTKLIDRIKARECELCGKTNTPIEIHHVHRLKDLQGKTFWEALMIARNRKTIALCRECHKKLHCGQLN; via the coding sequence ATGAGAAATCCTGAAAATGTGTTAATCAGCTTAACGAAACACAGTAACCAAAAAGATTACAAGTACGAGCGTTTATACCGTTTGCTCTACAATGAGGAACTGTACTTAACCGCTTATCAAAACATTTATTCCAATGACGGAAGTATGACAAAAGGTACTGACAAGCAAACGGTTGACGGTATGAGTATCGAAAGAATACGGAAAATCATAGTTTCGCTCAAAGATGAAAGCTATCAGCCAAAACCTGCAAGAAGAACCTATATTCCAAAGAAGAACGGAAAAATGCGTCCACTCGGAATACCGTCCTTTGAGGATAAATTGCTTCAAGAGGTTATCAGAATGATTTTAGAAGCTATCTATGAGGGGCATTTTGAAAATACTTCTCATGGGTTCAGACCTAATAGAAGCTGTCATACGGCACTCAATGAAATTCAAAAAACTTTCACGGGTGTGAAATGGTTTATCGAAGGAGACATTAAAGGTTTTTTTGATAACATCAACCATGCTACGTTGATTGGAATTTTACGAGAACGTATCAATGACGAGAGATTTCTTCGACTGGTAAGAAAATTTCTGAATGCAGGCTATATTGAGAATTGGACTTTTCATAACACCTATTCGGGAACACCGCAGGGTGGCATTATCAGTCCTATTCTTGCAAACATTTATTTGGATAAATTTGATAAGTATGTAAATGAGTATGTCCGAAAATTTAAAAAAGGTAAAAAGCGTATGCGTACAAAAGAGTACCGCAGGAACGAAGTCGAATTAAGCAAAGCCAGAATCGCATTGAAAAATGCAAACGACGACTGTGAAAGAGAAAATGCGATTGCACGCATAAGGCAGTTGGAAAAAGAACGGGTGAATATTCCCCCAAGTGACCCTATGGATAACAATTATGCAAGGCTGGTCTATGTCAGATATGCTGATGATTGGCTGTGCGGAGTTATCGGTTCGAAAGAGGATTGTAAGAAAATAAAAGAAGATTTTAAGAATTTTCTCAAAGAACAATTACAGTTGGAGCTATCAGAAGAGAAAACGCTGATTACCAATGCCCAAAAAAGTGCGAAATTTCTCAGTTATGAAATCAGAGTACGGCATAGCAATCTAACCAAGAGAGATAAAACAGGCAAGCTCGTTCGTAATTACACGGGCAGAATTGTACTGGAAGTTTCAAGTGATACAATCAGGAAACACTTGATTGATACAGGTGCTATGAAGTTAATCTACCATAATGGAAAAGAAATTTGGAAACCCAAGGCAATATACAGATTGAAAAACTGTGATGATCTGGAAATACTCGACTACTACAACAGTATGATACGAGGTTTTTACAATTATTACTGTATAGCCAATAACAGCTCAATCATCAACAGCTACAAGTATATTATGGAATACAGTATGTACAAAACCTACGGCACAAAATACAGAACATCAATTTCAAAAGTAATCGGAAAATTCAGAGCAGGAAAAGATTTTGCTGTAAAGTTCCGTAATTCCAAAGGAGTTGAGAAAATGCGAGTGTTTTATAACGAGGGTTTTAAACGGCAGAAAAAAGCATTCCAATCTAATGCAGACTTAGTTCCAAATACAATCAAATATTTCAGCAGTACAAAGCTAATCGACAGAATAAAAGCCAGAGAATGTGAGCTATGCGGAAAAACTAATACTCCCATAGAAATTCATCATGTTCATCGGCTTAAAGATTTACAAGGTAAAACTTTTTGGGAAGCTCTTATGATAGCGAGAAATCGCAAAACAATAGCTTTGTGTAGAGAATGTCATAAGAAATTACACTGTGGACAGTTAAATTGA
- a CDS encoding radical SAM/SPASM domain-containing protein, translated as MQASFWLTSSCNMKCVYCYEGENKKKEKMNKQVIDQALKLVITHMNTINDKYLWIVLHGGEPFMAFREMQYLVANAKALAAASGISISFSTTSNGTLLNDEIISFVTEEIDDFTISMDGKESTQNYSRPFVDGTPSFEIVDKNIRKVLQIKPDVRIRMTYNHKTVKNLFENVKYFVDLGVHLIVPVHDFYDRNFTDEDLKVLNCEIRKICETYKNNEDLLNNWKIHKLGICSGGITSMHIDPKGDIYPCMLAVGNPEFLIGDIYHGIDTKKRDHILAYSDCTIPECEGCDLYKYCSETRCRIINKVANNDYLKPSPLACGVERMKYRICMESM; from the coding sequence ATGCAGGCATCATTTTGGCTGACATCTTCTTGCAATATGAAATGTGTTTACTGCTATGAAGGTGAAAATAAGAAGAAAGAAAAAATGAATAAGCAGGTAATTGATCAGGCTCTTAAGCTGGTAATCACACATATGAATACAATAAATGATAAGTATTTATGGATTGTTTTACATGGAGGCGAACCCTTTATGGCTTTCCGTGAAATGCAATATCTTGTAGCAAATGCAAAGGCTCTTGCAGCAGCGAGTGGGATTTCTATCAGCTTTTCTACGACATCAAATGGAACGCTATTAAATGATGAAATAATTTCATTTGTAACAGAAGAGATTGATGACTTTACAATAAGCATGGATGGAAAGGAGAGTACACAAAATTATTCAAGACCATTTGTAGATGGGACCCCATCTTTTGAAATTGTCGATAAAAATATAAGGAAAGTTTTACAGATTAAGCCGGATGTAAGAATACGGATGACATATAACCATAAAACAGTTAAAAACTTATTTGAAAATGTAAAGTATTTTGTGGATTTAGGTGTCCATTTGATTGTGCCTGTGCATGATTTCTACGATCGGAATTTTACAGATGAGGATTTGAAAGTCTTGAATTGTGAGATTAGAAAAATATGTGAGACATATAAAAATAACGAAGATTTATTGAATAATTGGAAGATACATAAACTTGGAATTTGTTCTGGCGGGATTACGAGTATGCATATAGATCCCAAAGGGGATATATATCCATGTATGTTAGCAGTTGGTAATCCAGAATTTCTAATTGGAGATATATATCACGGAATTGATACGAAGAAGAGGGATCATATACTTGCTTATTCAGACTGTACTATTCCAGAATGCGAAGGGTGTGATTTGTATAAATACTGTAGTGAAACAAGGTGTAGGATTATTAATAAAGTTGCTAACAATGATTATTTGAAACCATCACCATTAGCCTGCGGAGTAGAAAGAATGAAGTACAGAATATGTATGGAGAGTATGTAA
- a CDS encoding radical SAM/SPASM domain-containing protein, producing the protein MFSVDTRILRYKEKRILLNTSNGLWIRVSQKVYNLFVLVEKEGLSFNQLLESLYDEEDREYMKSVYNKMIEIGIVEKTEGEVRGNRTVLFEITRRCNLHCRHCCVNAERETDYEMSFDNLVMALNRIINWKPKQISLTGGEPLVRKDIFDILKYLNKKFNGRVTLSTNGTLINEENVGVLIRYLDQIDISIDGVDEATCSRIRGRGVFEQIIQTVHLLHEKGFYEITLSMISDKFHRKMEEEFYRMNEELGTTPIVRSFAPVGRGKESGGFLEHDQYYSPIPAINKPVIQACSCKAGEEKLLINYRGNIYPCQYFVQDEFCMGNILENQDFPFEINMNMAAVWNYFPQNYEKCSTCPVNIFCWPCPGELYLYSDLNQTDNFEKICKFQKKFLYKKIWDEDVLV; encoded by the coding sequence ATGTTTTCTGTTGATACACGAATTCTAAGGTATAAAGAAAAAAGAATATTACTAAATACTTCTAATGGGTTATGGATTAGAGTTTCTCAAAAGGTTTATAATCTTTTTGTTCTTGTAGAAAAAGAAGGACTTTCATTTAATCAGTTGCTAGAATCTTTATATGATGAAGAAGATAGAGAATATATGAAGTCCGTTTATAATAAAATGATAGAAATTGGCATAGTTGAAAAAACAGAAGGCGAAGTAAGAGGTAATCGTACAGTACTTTTTGAAATCACAAGGAGATGCAATTTGCATTGCCGGCATTGTTGCGTAAACGCAGAAAGAGAAACAGATTACGAAATGTCATTTGATAATCTTGTAATGGCTTTAAATAGAATTATTAACTGGAAACCGAAACAGATATCGCTTACTGGTGGTGAACCATTGGTGAGAAAAGACATATTTGATATTTTGAAATACCTTAACAAAAAATTTAATGGCAGAGTGACATTATCCACAAATGGTACTCTGATTAATGAGGAAAATGTGGGTGTTTTGATTCGATATTTAGATCAAATTGATATCAGCATAGATGGCGTAGATGAAGCAACATGTAGCAGAATCAGAGGTCGGGGCGTATTTGAGCAGATTATTCAGACAGTTCATTTGCTTCATGAAAAAGGATTTTATGAAATAACACTGTCAATGATTTCAGATAAATTTCATAGAAAAATGGAAGAAGAATTCTATCGAATGAATGAAGAACTAGGAACAACTCCGATTGTGCGTTCATTTGCACCTGTGGGAAGAGGAAAAGAATCAGGAGGATTTTTGGAGCATGATCAATATTATAGTCCAATTCCTGCAATAAATAAGCCTGTCATTCAGGCATGTTCCTGTAAAGCGGGAGAAGAAAAACTTCTTATTAATTACAGGGGGAATATTTATCCGTGTCAGTATTTCGTACAGGATGAATTTTGCATGGGAAATATTTTAGAAAATCAGGATTTCCCTTTTGAAATAAATATGAATATGGCTGCAGTGTGGAATTATTTTCCACAGAATTATGAAAAATGTAGCACATGTCCGGTAAATATTTTTTGTTGGCCGTGTCCAGGGGAATTGTATCTTTATTCGGATTTAAATCAGACAGATAATTTTGAAAAAATATGTAAATTCCAAAAGAAGTTTTTGTATAAAAAAATTTGGGATGAGGATGTGTTGGTATGA
- a CDS encoding sensor histidine kinase, whose product MKQDSYNRLQEYTNQIESMYSSLRSFKHDYSNIMLSMSEYFEANDMEGLRSYFNKEILPLSRKITKNTAHINQLMNIKITELKSILSSKLLYAIELNIDVSIEVTDEVISLPMNTLDLCRIAGIFLDNAIEATLETAYPSIRFALINLDAEYIFIISNTFLDKGIPYATLAKPNVSTKGHNRGIGLYNAHEIISKYNHVFLDTEIQDKYFVQRLQVSKKNI is encoded by the coding sequence ATGAAACAGGATTCTTACAATAGACTTCAAGAATATACTAATCAAATAGAAAGCATGTATTCTTCATTACGCTCCTTTAAGCACGATTATTCAAATATTATGCTTTCTATGTCTGAATATTTTGAAGCAAATGATATGGAAGGATTACGTTCCTATTTTAATAAAGAAATTCTTCCACTGAGTAGGAAAATCACCAAAAATACTGCACATATTAATCAACTTATGAATATTAAAATCACTGAACTTAAAAGCATCCTATCATCTAAGTTGTTATATGCAATAGAATTAAACATTGATGTCAGTATAGAAGTTACTGATGAAGTAATTTCACTCCCTATGAATACATTAGATTTATGTCGCATCGCTGGGATTTTTCTTGATAACGCAATTGAAGCTACATTAGAAACAGCTTATCCTTCTATCCGCTTTGCATTAATAAATCTGGATGCTGAATACATTTTTATTATTTCCAATACTTTTTTGGACAAAGGAATTCCGTATGCTACATTAGCAAAACCAAATGTATCTACAAAAGGGCATAATCGCGGAATTGGACTCTATAATGCTCATGAAATCATTTCAAAATATAATCACGTATTTTTAGATACTGAAATACAAGATAAATATTTTGTGCAGCGCCTTCAAGTGTCTAAAAAAAATATATAA
- a CDS encoding transposase, translated as MARGTRYSQEFKEDAVRYRLEHPEIALRKCAENLGISESALKTWMKSAKEHEGTVPTRGSGNYASDEAKEIARLQRELRDTKDALEVLKKAIGILGK; from the coding sequence ATGGCAAGAGGTACAAGGTATTCACAAGAGTTTAAGGAAGATGCAGTAAGATATCGGTTGGAGCATCCTGAGATTGCGCTTCGTAAGTGTGCTGAAAATCTTGGAATTAGTGAATCAGCACTAAAGACTTGGATGAAATCAGCAAAGGAACATGAAGGAACTGTTCCTACTCGTGGTTCAGGCAATTACGCAAGTGATGAAGCAAAAGAAATCGCACGTCTGCAACGAGAATTACGCGATACAAAGGATGCACTTGAAGTGTTAAAAAAAGCAATCGGTATTCTGGGAAAATGA
- a CDS encoding S8 family serine peptidase: MKVKVAVIDSGIELYHEAFKNSHVSGTRIIKRGCCLEKNEDIYDTSGHGTACASMIVSECPYVDIVSIGILDGNGKSNLAALEFALESLINSDVSIINMSLAFNILVDQKLYRILKKLSEQNVTIIASMSNEGNVSYPAAYDNVIGVRAGILEKECGFWFSKSESVQCIMDCVTPVVAVPSNKYIMIPSCNSIAAARLTGIVSKMFWEKKTNKISYETVCDWLYDKALRNEWGESELSTRFRVPEKNDWFVENNDSILNEMYQVIGQYFEKRFSDKQICDIELLTRTGPLKMEMVIPFLEYVKKTMDIKIDYLKVNRYHLLTVGTLVKYIKSL; the protein is encoded by the coding sequence ATGAAAGTGAAAGTAGCCGTTATTGATAGTGGAATCGAATTATACCACGAAGCATTTAAAAATAGCCATGTCAGCGGAACTAGGATTATAAAAAGGGGATGCTGTTTGGAAAAGAATGAGGATATTTATGACACAAGTGGTCATGGCACCGCTTGTGCTTCCATGATTGTTAGCGAATGCCCATATGTAGATATTGTGAGTATTGGAATACTGGATGGAAATGGAAAATCAAATCTCGCTGCATTGGAATTTGCATTGGAATCCCTTATAAATAGTGATGTATCTATAATTAATATGAGTTTGGCTTTCAATATATTAGTTGATCAGAAATTATATAGAATCCTGAAAAAGCTATCGGAACAAAATGTTACTATCATTGCATCAATGTCAAATGAAGGGAATGTCAGTTATCCAGCTGCTTATGATAATGTAATTGGAGTACGGGCCGGCATACTTGAAAAAGAATGTGGGTTTTGGTTCTCTAAAAGTGAATCGGTACAATGCATTATGGACTGTGTGACGCCTGTTGTTGCTGTTCCCTCAAATAAGTATATTATGATACCATCCTGCAATAGTATTGCGGCTGCTAGATTAACTGGCATTGTGAGTAAAATGTTTTGGGAGAAAAAAACTAATAAAATCAGTTATGAAACGGTATGTGACTGGTTATATGATAAAGCTTTGCGAAATGAATGGGGAGAGAGTGAGCTTTCCACTAGATTTCGAGTTCCAGAAAAGAATGATTGGTTTGTGGAAAATAACGATTCTATATTAAATGAAATGTATCAGGTTATAGGTCAATATTTTGAAAAAAGATTTTCTGACAAGCAGATTTGCGATATTGAACTGCTGACCAGAACCGGACCACTAAAAATGGAAATGGTTATTCCGTTTTTGGAATATGTGAAGAAAACTATGGATATAAAAATAGACTATTTAAAAGTAAATAGGTATCATTTACTTACGGTTGGAACTTTAGTGAAATACATAAAGTCACTTTGA
- a CDS encoding radical SAM/SPASM domain-containing protein: MMKLNSNVACIEYKNKVILANKLTGMWLRITKEIYNYFIKALELNYERKDFVRSFMREEDQIYIGKLLDKMEEIGILGDAEFFFQKSVAFEITNRCNLTCMHCCFSAGKQGEEMTTQRVTEILQKIIKWQPDKITITGGEPLLRNDLLEHLKFLREAFEGIIILATNGTLIHKGNVSDIIQYIDRIDISVDGVDEESSRKIRGRGVFAKVLKSVELLKLNGFDSISLSMVLTEDNEKLEEQFLDLNRKLGTFPVLRRISWIGRALENQKQLTSSGVLYEHGAEIKKDEKCMCTYGNCQNLVSKYHIRYDGYVYACQTIEDRKYSLGHIDQISEFDKITNNNLMLMIEDLLKFNHKCRRCKVMPFCWKCPVEIMEYTKNGSMREHCNTVHDNLFHVIWEE; encoded by the coding sequence ATGATGAAACTAAATAGTAATGTCGCATGTATAGAATATAAAAACAAGGTGATTCTGGCAAATAAACTAACTGGAATGTGGCTGAGAATTACAAAAGAAATCTATAATTACTTTATTAAAGCATTGGAATTAAATTATGAAAGAAAGGATTTTGTTCGCTCTTTTATGAGAGAGGAAGATCAAATATATATAGGAAAACTGCTAGACAAAATGGAAGAAATCGGTATTCTTGGAGATGCGGAATTTTTTTTCCAAAAAAGTGTTGCATTTGAGATTACAAATCGTTGTAATCTAACTTGCATGCACTGTTGTTTTAGCGCTGGTAAGCAGGGCGAAGAGATGACAACACAAAGAGTTACAGAAATTTTACAAAAGATTATCAAATGGCAACCAGATAAAATAACGATAACAGGTGGAGAACCACTGTTGCGTAATGATTTATTGGAACATCTAAAGTTTTTACGGGAAGCTTTTGAGGGAATTATCATATTAGCAACAAATGGTACCTTAATTCACAAAGGAAATGTATCTGATATTATTCAGTATATTGATCGGATAGATATTAGTGTAGATGGAGTCGATGAGGAAAGCAGCAGAAAAATTAGAGGAAGGGGTGTATTTGCAAAAGTTTTAAAAAGTGTTGAGCTGTTAAAACTGAATGGATTTGATTCAATTTCGTTGTCAATGGTATTAACAGAGGATAACGAGAAGTTGGAAGAGCAATTTCTGGATTTGAATCGGAAACTGGGCACATTTCCTGTTCTCAGAAGAATTTCATGGATTGGCAGGGCATTAGAAAATCAAAAACAACTTACCTCTAGTGGGGTTCTTTATGAACATGGTGCAGAAATCAAAAAAGATGAAAAATGTATGTGTACATATGGGAATTGCCAGAATTTGGTTTCAAAGTATCATATAAGATATGACGGATATGTATATGCCTGCCAGACAATTGAAGACAGAAAATATAGTTTAGGTCATATTGATCAGATTTCAGAGTTCGATAAAATTACAAATAATAATTTAATGCTCATGATTGAAGATTTATTAAAATTCAATCATAAATGTCGCCGGTGTAAGGTAATGCCGTTTTGTTGGAAGTGCCCGGTAGAGATTATGGAATATACCAAAAATGGAAGCATGAGAGAGCATTGCAATACTGTACATGATAATTTGTTTCATGTTATATGGGAGGAATAA
- a CDS encoding alpha/beta fold hydrolase: MEPFGYGLSDQVDTERSIENIIEELYTCLEEIGVHQYYLMAHSISGLYSLYYANTYPEKIHGFIGIDSSVPKQNENEPFNTTKLNFLMAYLSKAKNALGIS; this comes from the coding sequence GTGGAGCCTTTTGGTTATGGACTATCTGACCAAGTAGATACAGAAAGAAGCATAGAGAATATCATAGAGGAATTATATACCTGTCTGGAAGAGATTGGTGTTCACCAATATTATCTGATGGCACATTCTATCAGTGGATTGTATTCCCTGTATTATGCCAATACTTATCCAGAGAAGATTCATGGTTTTATAGGAATAGATTCTTCTGTACCAAAGCAAAATGAGAATGAACCTTTTAATACAACAAAATTAAATTTCTTGATGGCTTATTTAAGCAAAGCAAAGAATGCGTTGGGAATCAGCTGA